Within Anaerolineae bacterium, the genomic segment CATCAATCCACTCCATGACGGCTTCTTCGTAGGCTACGGCCCGCTTGGTCACCAGGTTGTAGACGTTGTTCGACCAGTTCTGGATGGTGGTGTAGCGGCAGCGCGCACCTCGCTTGACGATGATCTCGACGACCGCGCTGTGCAGGCTATCGCTGGCGTAAATGGGCGCGGTACACCCCTCTACGTAATGCACGCTGGCCCCCTCATCTACGATGATCAGCGTGCGCTCGAACTGGCCCATGTTTTGAGCGTTGATGCGGAAGTACGCCTGCAAGGGGATGTCAAGTTTGACCCCCTTAGGCACATAAATGAAGGAGCCGCCGGACCACACCGCGCTGTTCAGCGCAGCGAACTTGTTGTCAGCGGGCGGCACCACGGTGCCAAAGTACTCACGGAACAGATCGGGATGCTGTCGTAAGGCCGAATCGGTATCCAAGAAGATGACCCCCTGCCGCTCCCACTCTTCCTTTAAGGAGTGATACACGACCTCGGACTCATACTGGGCGCCTACGCCGGCTAAGAACTTGCGCTCGGCCTCGGGAATGCCCAGTCGGTCGAAGGTCCGCTTGATCTCGGGTGGGAGCTCATCCCAGCTCCGTCCCTGCTTCTCGGCCGGTTTAATGTAATAGTATATATCGTTGAAGTCGATTCCACTGAGATCAGCTCCCCAAGTGGGCATCGGCTTTTGCAAAAAGATGTCCAACGCCTTGTGACGGAACTGGCGCATCCAGTCAGGTTCACCTTTCATGTCACTGATCTGGTCAATGATCTCGTGATCCAAGCCCTTGCGGGCCTTGAACACATATTTCTCCGGATCGCGAAATCCGTACCTGTACTCCTGCTTCATCTTAGCTAGTATTTCAATCTCGCTAGTCATCATGCCCTCCTTCAGGTATACCTACGTGACTTGCATAAGCCCTTGCCTATGAGGGGAGGTCAATTCATCATCACTTCCTCACTCACCATACATTTCACGCAACCAGTCGTATCCTTTCTCCTCCAGCTTCAGTGCAAGCTCTGGCCCCCCAGAGAGGACGATGCGACCATCCAACTGGACATGCACAAAATCGGGCTTGATATAGTTTAGCAATCTCTGATAGTGGGTGATCACAAGGACGCCCATCCTGGGGCCTACCAGCCGATTCACACCCTCGGCTACTACGCGCAGGGCATCAATGTCCAAGCCCGAGTCGGTCTCGTCAAGGATGGCGAACCGCGGCTCGAGCATGGCCAATTGCAAGATCTCGGCCCGCTTCTTCTCACCCCCGGAGAACCCTTCATTTAGATAGCGGCGAGCGAACGACGGGTCGATATCCAAGAGGGCCATTTTCTCGGCCAGCTCCTTACGGAACTCGCGCATGGGCATCAGCTCAGCGCCCGGCGTCAGGTTCCCATTACCACCAGCGCGTGCCCGCTCCTTATACCCACGGACGGAGCTCACAGCCGAGCGGAGGAAGTTCGCTAGGCTTACCCCTGGGATTGCAGTCGGATACTGAAAGGCTAGGAACAGGCCCCTGCGCGCCCGCTCATCGGGCTCTAGCCCCAAAATGCTCTCGCCGTCAAGCAGGATGTCGCCGCTCGTCACTACGTAATGGGGATGCCCCATGATCGCGTAAGCCAAGGTGCTCTTGCCGGATCCATTGGGCCCCATCAGGGCGTGGATCTCACCCTGCCGGATCGTCAGGTTCACACCTCGGATGATCTCTCTCTCACCCACACTGACATGAAGGTCCTTGATCACCAGCTCTGCTGTCATCGCAACGAACTCCTTATTTGGGAAATGGATTGATGCCACCACTGGCTTATTCTGATACGGGTGGCTGAGTTGGCGCCGCCGCGTAGCTCACATTGAACTGGCAGCCCACATGGCCATCTACCATACATCGCGTCAAGGAGACCTCTGCCCCTAACACATGGGCGATCATCTCCCGTTCCATCTCACAGATCTCGCGATGCTCTAAGGCCAGGTCATGATACGGGCAGGTGTACTCCCTCAAGATAAACCCATCGTCGTGCGCTTCCACATCTGCCAGGATCCCCCGCTGGTCCAAAAGGGCAGCCAACTGGGTGATGCGCTGGTCCAATAGCTCCCCCTGCACCTGCCCACGATATCGGAGAGCCAGCCGATGGCGTACGCGCCCCAATAGCTCTTTCACTTTGGCCGTCCCGACCTCATTCAGAAGCTCCTCATACAGGGACAGGGCAAGCTCATCGCAGTAGCAGGCGAACAAGCTGCGGGCCTTCTCCGTCAGATAGTACTCGTAATGGGGGCGCCCTACGCCTTCGCGCACGATGCGCGCCGCCACCAGGCCCTCAGCCTGCAAGTTGGAAAGCTGTAGTCGCACCGCGGTCGTGGTGACTCCTAGTGCTGCCTCGATCTCTTTGACGCTGGCACTGCCCCGCTTTTGCAATAAGCGGATCACCGCCATGGCAGGCCCTTCATCTCGTCCCAGATATGGCATTTAGACCTCCTCGCCCTGAATCCCTTATCACCGTGAGCAATATACCACAAATCTTCAATTTTGTCAATTGTATCTGTATAAAATCTCTTTATTCGCGAGAGGGGTCCCCTCCCACGAGATCTTCACGATCAGCCCGGAGGAACGGGACAAGGCCGTGTCGCTGCTGGCAAGTTATACAAGATGAGCGTCGCCTTGTACGCGTAGGCCGGCCGCCGTAACAGCCACGCCTTTACCTGCCGATAGATCGGATCCACTGAGGCAAATCCCCAATCAGCGACCCGGCAGTAGTGAGCCTCCAGATGGGCGATCACGGCCAGCGGAGCCATGTCTCTTGTGCGATCCCGTTCCAGTGT encodes:
- a CDS encoding DeoR family transcriptional regulator; this encodes MPYLGRDEGPAMAVIRLLQKRGSASVKEIEAALGVTTTAVRLQLSNLQAEGLVAARIVREGVGRPHYEYYLTEKARSLFACYCDELALSLYEELLNEVGTAKVKELLGRVRHRLALRYRGQVQGELLDQRITQLAALLDQRGILADVEAHDDGFILREYTCPYHDLALEHREICEMEREMIAHVLGAEVSLTRCMVDGHVGCQFNVSYAAAPTQPPVSE
- the sufB gene encoding Fe-S cluster assembly protein SufB, with amino-acid sequence MKQEYRYGFRDPEKYVFKARKGLDHEIIDQISDMKGEPDWMRQFRHKALDIFLQKPMPTWGADLSGIDFNDIYYYIKPAEKQGRSWDELPPEIKRTFDRLGIPEAERKFLAGVGAQYESEVVYHSLKEEWERQGVIFLDTDSALRQHPDLFREYFGTVVPPADNKFAALNSAVWSGGSFIYVPKGVKLDIPLQAYFRINAQNMGQFERTLIIVDEGASVHYVEGCTAPIYASDSLHSAVVEIIVKRGARCRYTTIQNWSNNVYNLVTKRAVAYEEAVMEWIDGNLGSKVTMKYPSVYMLGKGARAEILSIAFAGRGQHQDAGGKVIHGAPYTSSRITSKSISKDGGRASYRGLLKVAEGAKGSKANVVCDALILDEYSRSDTYPYIEIDEDDVTIGHEATVSKIGEEQLFYLMSRGLTEEEAATMIVSGFIEPMIKELPMEYAVEMNRLIQLQMEGSVG
- the sufC gene encoding Fe-S cluster assembly ATPase SufC, producing the protein MTAELVIKDLHVSVGEREIIRGVNLTIRQGEIHALMGPNGSGKSTLAYAIMGHPHYVVTSGDILLDGESILGLEPDERARRGLFLAFQYPTAIPGVSLANFLRSAVSSVRGYKERARAGGNGNLTPGAELMPMREFRKELAEKMALLDIDPSFARRYLNEGFSGGEKKRAEILQLAMLEPRFAILDETDSGLDIDALRVVAEGVNRLVGPRMGVLVITHYQRLLNYIKPDFVHVQLDGRIVLSGGPELALKLEEKGYDWLREMYGE